In a genomic window of Ipomoea triloba cultivar NCNSP0323 chromosome 3, ASM357664v1:
- the LOC116013469 gene encoding photosystem I reaction center subunit N, chloroplastic-like encodes MAATNSSVLACSYAISGAASSEFISKHASMAATPISTTSSKLPAAIKCQKQEVRSAETANGINGRRAALLGLAAALFATAASSSSSANAGVIDDYLEKSKANKELNDKKRLATSGANFARAYTVQFGTCKFPENFTGCQDLAKQKKVPFISDDLELECEGKDKYKCGSNVFWKW; translated from the exons ATGGCTGCCACGAACTCCAGTGTGTTGGCATGCAGCTATGCCATATCAGGTGCTGCTTCATCTGAGTTCATCTCAAAGCATGCTTCAATGGCGGCAACCCCAATCTCAACTACTTCTTCCAAGCTCCCTGCCGCAATCAAGTGTCAGAAACAAGAAGTGAGATCTGCTGAGACTGCAAATGGGATCAATGGCAGAAGGGCTGCCCTTCTTGGCCTTGCAGCTGCCCTTTTTGCCACTGCtgcttcctcttcttcttctgcaaATGCTGGTGTCATTGATGACTATCTTGAGAAAAGCAAAGCCAACaag GAATTGAATGACAAGAAGAGACTGGCCACAAGTGGTGCAAACTTTGCAAGAGCATACACTGTTCAGTTTGGCACTTGCAAGTTCCCTGAAAACTTCACTGGCTGCCAAGACCTTGCCAAACAAAAG AAAGTGCCATTCATCAGTGATGACTTGGAGTTGGAATGCGAAGGGAAGGACAAATACAAGTGTGGTTCCAATGTTTTCTGGAAATGGTGA
- the LOC116013468 gene encoding probable polygalacturonase, with product MYAYFMEGENSLLTAIKASLTRPSWVIMFLLFTVIALFGLQISKDKIIIPPLGFISGLQERRAGLEGSHDKTTCSDFFTPLNPPRKVVRSIADFGGVGDGKTSNTAAFRRAVEFMEAFRESGGAQLNVSPGRWLTGSFNLTSNFTLFLQHGAVILGSQEVDEWPIIKPLPSYGRGRERLGGRHISLIHGDGLSNVVITGENGTIDGQGKMWWDLWWNRTLKYTRGHLVELVNSHNILISNLTFLNSPFWTVHPIYCSNVVIRDMTILAPLNAPNTDGIDPDSSTNVCIEDCYIESGDDLVAVKSGWDQYGMKTARPSSNIIVQRVSGTTPTCSGVGIGSEMSGGVSNVVIKDVRVRDSAAGVRIKTDIGRGGYVVNVTIHNMTMERVKVPLRFSRGANDHPDEGWDPKALPVVKGISISNIVSLETRRAPVLEGIKEAPFEDICMKNVSILGLASSVRWNCEFISGSSDDIFPAPCSQLKRNDSTTASSCFHS from the exons atgtatgcatatttCATGGAAGGTGAAAATTCATTATTAACCGCGATCAAGGCGAGCTTGACCAGGCCTTCATGGGTGATCATGTTCCTTCTCTTCACTGTGATTGCTCTCTTCGGCCTCCAGATCTCCAAGGACAAAATTATTATCCCGCCCTTGGGTTTCATTTCGGGCCTGCAGGAGAGGCGGGCCGGGCTCGAGGGGTCCCACGACAAGACGACCTGCTCCGACTTCTTCACCCCGCTTAATCCGCCCAGGAAGGTGGTGCGCTCGATCGCCGACTTCGGCGGAGTAGGCGATGGGAAAACGTCCAATACGGCGGCGTTTCGGCGGGCGGTGGAATTTATGGAGGCCTTCCGAGAGAGCGGTGGGGCCCAGCTCAACGTTTCTCCTGGGCGGTGGCTAACGGGAAGTTTCAATCTCACCAGTAATTTCACCCTCTTCCTTCAACACGGAGCTGTCATTTTGGGTTCTCAG gAGGTAGATGAGTGGCCCATCATCAAGCCACTGCCATCCTATGGAAGAGGAAGAGAAAGGTTGGGAGGGAGACATATTAGCCTCATACATGGAGATGGTCTGTCCAATGTTGTAATTACAG GAGAAAATGGAACTATTGATGGTCAGGGGAAGATGTGGTGGGACCTTTGGTGGAATAGGACTCTGAAATACACCAGAGGCCACCTTGTTGAACTGGTTAACTCTCACAACATTCTCATCTCCAATCTCACTTTCCTCAACTCTCCATTTTGGACTGTTCATCCTATTTATTGCAG TAATGTTGTGATCAGAGACATGACAATCTTGGCACCTCTCAATGCCCCAAACACTGATGGCATAGACCCAG ATTCAAGCACGAATGTTTGTATCGAAGATTGTTATATTGAGAGCGGTGATGATCTTGTGGCAGTGAAGAGTGGTTGGGACCAATATGGGATGAAAACTGCCCGGCCAAGCTCAAACATCATAGTTCAGAGAGTTTCAGGCACGACGCCAACATGTTCAGGGGTTGGAATTGGGAGCGAGATGTCGGGAGGTGTCTCAAATGTTGTTATTAAGGATGTACGTGTCAGAGATTCAGCAGCCGGGGTAAGAATTAAGACAGACATAGGGAGAGGAGGATATGTTGTAAATGTTACCATACACAACATGACAATGGAGAGAGTGAAGGTTCCCCTAAGGTTCAGCAGAGGCGCAAATGACCACCCTGATGAAGGATGGGACCCTAAGGCTCTACCGGTAGTGAAGGGTATATCAATCAGCAACATCGTGAGTTTGGAAACGCGAAGAGCTCCTGTGTTGGAGGGCATCAAGGAAGCACCATTCGAGGACATATGCATGAAAAATGTCAGCATACTCGGCCTAGCCTCATCGGTTAGATGGAACTGTGAATTTATTTCGGGTTCGAGTGATGATATTTTCCCTGCACCATGTTCTCAGCTGAAGAGAAATGACTCTACTACGGCTTCATCATGTTTCCATTCATGA